In Lolium rigidum isolate FL_2022 chromosome 7, APGP_CSIRO_Lrig_0.1, whole genome shotgun sequence, the DNA window GTTGTGTCCTCGCCGATCTTCGGTCGGCATGGCACCCTCTTTTTTCAACCTCCGACGAGGAGGCCTTTTACCGCTTCTGCTGCTGGAGCTCGGCGCTCCTTCGCCGCTAAGTGGTTCATCCCCAGTGGCTTGGAGGTGTCCGGTTCTTCGCCGGAAGAGAGCACTGAGCAACCTTCCCTTGTTTCTCAACGACGACGCCTTGAGGACGATGACGACCTGTGGTAGAGGCACcgaggacttgattgcttttttatctttcttttctGCCACGTGTTTTGTCAATGAAGTACCACCGGGATTTTCTagagtgcaaaaaaaaaaaatttgaggcGCCATGAGTGAGTTTGGAGTCGCATGCAAATGAAATTGTTTTTTTGAGATGGCACGTGCAGTTTGTGGAGGGCTGGAGCCTGGAGGCGGAGCGACGGGAAACGTCTGCCCACTGGTGGCCCCATGGAGGACATGACATAATTACCTCGACGGACGACACTGTCACAGTCGACGCATGACGGGATCACGAGGACGACggagcaaaagaaaaaagaaagggagCCTTGCCGCTTTCGCTGCCCTCCTCCGACTGCGCCCCCTAGTACTAGTGCTCGTGGTCGTCCCCTACCGGAGCCAGccacctcctcgtcctcgcccTCGCGTGCGCCTCCTTCCCGGGCAGGTCTCCTCCTCTTCCAATCCCACCCATTCGGCGGCGACGAGCTCCATGGCCGCGGCGGCTGGGCGGTAACTGACTGGGTAAGTTCCTGCTCCACCTGACCGTTTCTTGGCGCGCGCAGTccttttatttttagtttttgctGGCCTGTGTGCAGATTATACTAGTATATCTCAGATTAGTTGGTGCGAAATACTTCTTTTTTCCCCTTCCCCGACCAAATTTATCTAGTGTGGGGTTACTGCTTCGTGGGGGCTTACTGCTTTCGCTTTGTCTGCCAAGAAAATGTTCTTCGAGTTCGCATGCGATTCGCCTCCCGTGCTGCTTAGTTTGGTGATAATCTGTCTGTGCGAGGTTCTGGATCTGGATTTCTGAAACTCCGCGAAAGATATACATGCAGTACATACTCTTGGTGCATGCAGTCCCTGGCTGCATGTATGTGACTTTGTTCACGGAATCCAGCAGACTAGTTCCAGGGCTCAGTCCCTCTAAACTCGTTTGGTCTTCTGGCTAAGGAATCCATGGAAACGCCAGATTTTCGTATGCGAAAaacaagaacaagtattgcacgcACAGTTCTTCGCTtcgcttccttttttttttgttgatgatTACTAATTAGTACTCGGAGATTTCTGTTGGAGAGATCCTTCAGCTAACAATCACCCTACCAAGTTCCTAGGTTGGGTTTTTGGTGAGATATATCCACTgcgattttctattttttttaaggTTAAACAAAGAGATTATTTGTTAAGCATAAGTATTAAAGTGTTAACAGTCAGTAGCAACAGTATGAGCAGCAAAAAAACAGCATAAGCAGCAACACTTTTCCCCCTCGAACAATGAGCAACAAGACTGGGGGCACGTGCAGTCCAGTAGTCCACACACCACTGCAATCAGCATCCTTCTGAATATTAGCCCTCCTGGTTAACGGTACTTTTTTCAACTGCTAAATTGGGAGTTTGTGTGGCTAGATCCGTTTGTGAAGGGGCTAGAGTTAACACTTCTATTAATAGCTGAATTTGAGGAATCAGGAGTGGATCTGACCTAATTCAGCTCATATTCTGCAAGTGCCTTTTATGTAGTGCTGCGCTCCCATAGCCTTTGTTGTGCCATCAAGCTTTCCTGGCAGAGCACTTCAGGCAGTGTCTCTTGTTACTTCAGTGAAGTACACTGATTGCTTGATTGCTAGTAACAAAAACATTTCCTTCACAAGAAGCTCCATGTGTCTATGTGTTTCATTTAGATGCTTATCATATTCCTTGCATGATTTAGGATGTTTTAGCCAAAGAGGACCTTCTGGATTGCACTACCCAAACGGAATCATGGTATGTGGACTTCACAATCTTCCCTTTTCGTTTGTATAACTATTCAGTGCTATTTGTCAAGCTTGCTTAATTCCTATTTCTTACCTACCTGCTAGGCTGGTAGCAAGAATGAGCCTGCCGAAGACGGGCTGCCTGATGGTTGGTCCAAAGAGTACAGGCCCAGAAAGGTTCGAGCTGGAGCTAGGGCCAGGAGGGACATGGTAAACTGTAGTTCCCTTGGTCAAATTGAGATTCTTTTTTAACCCATGCCTTAGATAATGGGCAATATATTCACGCATCAAGTTGATATGAACTATTTTGATGTCCAAATTTTCTTCGAGATTGAACAAAGAACAAGTGTCTAACTCCCCACATGCATTAGGATTTGTACAGTTCTTTTTAGTGTCTTTCCTTTTTCACTAGTAACACACTGGTCAATTTAATTTAGTGGTATACGTCGGTGATCCAGGGTTTCAGTGGCATTGTTATTTGCCCAGCTGTGTACTATATGAGCAATGCAGCGAAACCTGGATTCTTTATTCAACTTTGGACAAAAAATCATCGAGCCTTGGTCTTGTCATGGTATGCAGATGAACAACAAATGGAAAGATGTTACTTTGAACCTTATATAGATAGTGCCTTTTGACTGAATGAATTCACATTAACATGCCTGTTTAATTGAATGAATTCATGATAACATGCCTTAATGAGTACTTAGGGAATGAGTTCTAGGTAAATAGAAATTAACTGAAAGTAACTTCTTCTTTACTCTTGATTTGTTTTCTTACAATAGTGTTTGTGCTCTTACTTAGCCACAAGATGGTATGGTCAATTTATATGACATTGGCATCCTTTTGTTCATTTTCTATTTAATCTCTGTTTTGTATTTGTCACTGATCTAATCATTTGATCTCTACAGTTCTACATTGATCCTACCAATAGTTATGAATTTCGATCTCTGAAAGATGTTTACCGTCATCTCGAGTCTCAAGATGCCAGTAATTCTGCTGAGACACCAAACAAGAGAAAAGTTGAAGACCTGCAGATTTCAGAGAACCGATCTCATCATGTATGTTCTTTATAATGTGACATTTCTTATTTGACCCATGTCTAAATGTTCCTACCGCGCCACCCACCCAGCTCAAAGATCTTGTGTCAGCTAATTATTCATTGGTGAAGTAATAACAATGTGACATAAAAAGTATTTCAGGTAGTATAAAATTAGTTCTAAGATAATGCAAAAGTATTTCGTTTGCTGAAGTACACCAGTAAATGGATGGTTTCCTGATGCACATAAGAAATTGCGACTAAAATGCAACACACCCATTGAAATTATGGTATTTTAAAATATAAGAGAGAAGGGGCACGGAAATATTAAAATGCCGAAGAAATTTTGGTACGAAGTTGGGGATGGTTAAATTTTCCTATGCTGACCTTTAGCATCAGCATTGTAGTTGTCATTGAACTGCCGATGCCCTCAGATTTCTGTTATACTGCAGATGAGTGAATTCCAAGGATCTTTGTTTGTTACCTGTGTTTGTCTTTTCTATTTAGTTATTAGTGCAACATCTTATAACCTCTATTTTGAAATATACAGGCAGAAGGAACTTCAGATAACATACAAATGGATAGTGCTCGTGAGTCGAATCCAAAGAGTAGAGAGAATTCTGGAAACATGCCATTATCAGAACACGAGGGTGTCTCCCTAGGGAGGCTAACCGAGTTGGAGCTTCAGAAGGCAAGCGTGAACAATCAGTCTCTGAAGCATGAATCAACTGGGAGAGAAAAGGCAAATGTGGGGCCAAAATCCAAGGGAAAGAAACAACGAACTAAACCTGCGAAACAGGTTTCTACACCTCTTCGAGCGTCGCCTCGTTTAACTGCACTTAAAGTCAACCAGGAATTGAAACACAACCAGGAAGCCAGTAATGTGCTCAGAGATTCGCCTGTCAGCACACAGACAGATATTGCCGATCAGTTAAAACCAACAAAGCTGGTCAAAAATCCTAAATCAAAGACTATACCCTCTTTACCTCCTTGGAAGAAAGATGGAGCACATATCGCAAGTGCTTCTGAACATCCTGGAGATAAGTATCCTTCAGCTCATGAACAGATACCAGGAACATCTGTTGCATGCTCTATAACAGATGTTAGATACCAAAATGCGCCTTCTGAGTTACATGTTCCACCACGACAGACTGGGCTCTTTGAAACAGCTGATGATATGCCTGGTTCCTCCTTATCGTCGCTGCTGCGAGGTATCTTGTCAGATCCATGCCTTGAGTTTGCATTCAAGACTCTTACAGGTGATATCCCTGTTCCTGACAACAATCTAGCTGATGCAAACTACTTCATTCCACCACCCGACTTGACCAGAGGGGATCCATGCCTTGAGTTTGCATTCAAGACTCTTACAGGTGAGATCCCTGTTCTTGACAACAATCTAGCCGTCGCAAACTACTTGATTCCACCACAGAACTTGAACAAAGGGGCAGCGTCGAATTGTTCTTCTTCCACTTATGATGGGAAGAACCATGCGCAAGTAGACCATGTCAGGCTGCCAATGCCTAGGCAATCAGATAATCTCTACAGCAGTGGTTGGTTCCCTCCCCAATGAACTCCACCGAGGTATATGCGGCAACTGCTGAAATGCAAATAATAAAAAGTCCTTAGTTTGGGTCATAGGTAGGCTTCTTATCTTAGTGCTCGTCACCGTTAGGTACCTCGACAAGGATGCATGTTGTAAGAAAGATTGTACCTTGTTGTGACTAGTAATGGATCGATCCATATCATCATATGCTAGACTTGATAGACCTTTTGGGTAGTAAGCTGACCAATAACTCCGTTCATCGTGTGGTTAGCAGATAGCGATGCCGGCAGCATTGTGGCACCCCCTTTTATTTTCGTGGCTGGGGTTCACTCTGTCTGCATGTAAGACATTTGATCTGAACTGGACTAAGTTCTGCCTGAATTTAGCTTCTGTTTTACTATCCCTGGTCGAATCTCTCTTTTGATGGAGTGTCAAATGTTGTTGTGATGTACCACTCTCTTCATTGATTCTTGAAGTACATCAGTGTGGCTGGCAGTAGCACCTTGTATTTTGTTTTGCCATGTACACTGTGGTTGGGTAATAATCGAACTTGCTTGCAACAGTTGTTGGGATGGCGATGCATTGGATGCCATGGAAGTACAGATCAATGGTCTAATCTGTGCCTGTGGTCCTCTGAACTATTCCAGGACCAGTAATCAGACATCAAAAGAAGTTGAGAGGTCCACACAGACACAAACACTACCTTGCACTGTGACTGAGGCTAGAGGTCAAAGTTTTTCCATGCAAATTAAATCTGATCCGATCTTCATCACTTGTCAATCTTTAATTGGGAGATGATCTTGTGATAATGCAGAACTGTCTACTGGCACTTTTATCATCTATACAGGTACTCAAGTGTGCCTTATCTGCTTATAAGTTAACAGATAGTGCAAACAATGCTGACAAGGCTTCCAAATGGGGGTATGCATgttaaaaattagtgtatgattgcTAGTTGCCCACTCAAGCTGCAGCTCCTATAATAGGTTAGAGAATCCGAGCCTAACACTCTATGATCCTGGTATCCATGCTATCTCATGAtgagatgcacctttgaaaagaaTAGTAATGTGCTAATCAACAGCACTAAGAAAGCatattcctttttttttcctttttttttcaggTAGCAAGCATATTCTTCGCTTGGATATGTTATAGACTTGCAGTACATTGCCTGTGTGGTGCCTCCAAACCCATGGGATTTTGCCATCAACTAGGCATTTCTTTGTTATTTGCGTGCTTTGCTGTAGTTGAGCTGTCCATATTGCGTCGTGAGTTTCTTATTATTTTCTTTGCTGGTAGAAAATATTTTCCTGACTTTTTAGTA includes these proteins:
- the LOC124675184 gene encoding uncharacterized protein LOC124675184, which encodes MCLCVSFRCLSYSLHDLGCFSQRGPSGLHYPNGIMAGSKNEPAEDGLPDGWSKEYRPRKVRAGARARRDMFYIDPTNSYEFRSLKDVYRHLESQDASNSAETPNKRKVEDLQISENRSHHAEGTSDNIQMDSARESNPKSRENSGNMPLSEHEGVSLGRLTELELQKASVNNQSLKHESTGREKANVGPKSKGKKQRTKPAKQVSTPLRASPRLTALKVNQELKHNQEASNVLRDSPVSTQTDIADQLKPTKLVKNPKSKTIPSLPPWKKDGAHIASASEHPGDKYPSAHEQIPGTSVACSITDVRYQNAPSELHVPPRQTGLFETADDMPGSSLSSLLRGILSDPCLEFAFKTLTGDIPVPDNNLADANYFIPPPDLTRGDPCLEFAFKTLTGEIPVLDNNLAVANYLIPPQNLNKGAASNCSSSTYDGKNHAQVDHVRLPMPRQSDNLYSSGWFPPQ